A portion of the Tachyglossus aculeatus isolate mTacAcu1 chromosome 12 unlocalized genomic scaffold, mTacAcu1.pri SUPER_6_unloc_2, whole genome shotgun sequence genome contains these proteins:
- the LOC119921256 gene encoding olfactory receptor 14K1-like, with product MTNISTVREFLLLGFSEVRELQLVHAALFLLVYLAALTGNFLIVIVTALDRRLHTPMYFFLRNLSVLDLCLISVTVPNSIHNSLTERRSISLVGCAVQVFSVVWFASSDLFILTVMPYDRYAAICLPLSYEVVMARGACGRMAAVSWLGGVLLGILFSASTFSLSFCGSNIIQQFFCDVPSLLKITCYEEHVAVDMSVTTGITLGIVCFILIIISYVHIFRAVLRMSAAESRAKAFSTCLPHLAVITVFFFAGVSVHIKPPSDSSLIMSLLVSVFYAVVPPSLNPVIYSLRNRDMKAAMGRI from the coding sequence atgaccaacatctccacagtgagggaattcctcctgctgggattctcggaggtccgagagctgcaACTGgttcacgccgcgctgttcctccttgtctacctagcaGCCCTGACtgggaatttcctcatcgtcatcgtcaccgccctcgaccggcgcctccacacccccatgtacttcttcctcaggaacctgtccgtcttaGACCTCTGCCTTATCTCCGTCACCgttcccaactccatccacaactctctgaccgagagaagatccatctccctagtgggctgtgctgtccaggtcttttccgtggtctggtttgccagctCAGACCTGTTCATCCTCACGGTCATGCCCTACGACCGTTATGcggccatctgccttcccctgagctacgaggtcgtcatggctcgaggaGCCTGTGGGAGGATGGCAGCTGTCTCGTGGCTTGGTGGGGTCCTGCTtggaatcttgttttcagcttcgactttctccctgtccttctgtgggtccaacatcatccagcagtttttttgtgacgtcccctccctactGAAGATCACCTGTTACGAGGAGCATGTCGCCGTTGACATGAGCGTCACCACCGGGATAACATTAGGCATCGTCTGTTTCATTCTCATTatcatctcgtacgtgcacatcttccgggccgtgctgaggatgtcagccgccgagagccgggccaaagccttctccacctgcctgccccacctcgccgtcatcaCCGTTTTCTTCTTTGCAGGTGTATCTGTccacatcaagccgccctcagactcctccttgatcatgagcctgctggtgtctgtgttctacgcaGTGGTACCCCCCTCgctgaaccccgtcatctacagtctgaggaaccgggacatgaaggctgccatgggcaggatc